A genomic window from Chrysoperla carnea chromosome 3, inChrCarn1.1, whole genome shotgun sequence includes:
- the LOC123296866 gene encoding annexin B9-like isoform X1: MSYPGYPGHQQGMPQYPSGYPPQYPTHGPPNSFGSPYPPAPNAPYPTQPNVPYPTQPGAPYPPSNSPYPPSNFGSLYPPQSSQYPPPAALSYPPGSMSMPQPTQSDCYPSNTPSYPPNQSCYPTQPMYGAPQPDYATNQSMPQYGQPQHTMAPGSAYGSQQNIRVEPLKHTPTVVPYEPFNPRIDAEVLRKAMKGFGTDEKAIINVLANRTNAQRLEIEEQFKTLFGKNLIKDLKSELSGRFEDLIVAMMTPLPQYYAKELHDALSGIGTDEDTLIEVLCTMTNHEIRTIRQAYQAMYGSNLEDDLMGDTSGHFKRLLVSLCNANRDESYTIDNAAAAEDARALLQAGELRFGTDESTFNAILCQRNYPQLKQIFHEYQNITGHEFERAIKNEFSGDLKDGLLAIVKSVRNKAAFFAERLHDSMAGLGTRDRQLIRIIVTRSEIDMGEIKQAFEARYGKTLESFISGDTSGDYKKCLLALIS; this comes from the exons GGCATGCCGCAATATCCTTCAGGATATCCACCACAATATCCTACTCATGGTCCACCAAATAGTTTTGGATCCCCTTATCCACCAGCCCCGAATGCACCATACCCAACTCAACCAAATGTACCCTATCCAACTCAACCAGGTGCTCCTTATCCACCATCAAACTCTCCATATCCACCAAGTAATTTCGGTTCTCTATACCCTCCACAAAGTTCTCAATATCCTCCACCTGCTGCACTATCGTATCCACCAGGTAGCATGAGTATGCCTCAACCAACACAAAGTGATTGTTATCCATCAAATACTCCTTCGTATCCACCCAATCAGTCTTGTTACCCTACACAACCCATGTATGGTGCCCCTCAACCAGATTATGCAACTAATCAAAGCATGCCACAATATGGACAGCCACAGCATACGATGGCGCCTGGAAGTGCATACGGTTCACAACAGAATATACGCGTTGAACCATTGAAG CATACACCAACTGTAGTACCATATGAACCATTCAATCCACGAATCGATGCTGAAGTGTTGCGTAAAGCAATGAAAGGATTTGGAACAGATGAAAAAGCTATTATCAACGTACTAGCAAATCGAACAAATGCACAACGACTAGAAATTGAAGaacaatttaaaacattatttggaaag aatttgataaaagatttaaaaagtGAATTGAGTGGTAGATTTGAAGATTTAATCGTTGCCATGATGACACCATTACCTCAATATTATGCAAAAGAATTACATGATGCTCTAAGTGGAATTGGAACCGATGAAGATACACTTATAGAAGTGCTATGTACAATGACTAATCATGAAATTCGAACTATTCGACAAGCCTATCAAGCCA tgtaTGGAAGTAATTTGGAAGATGATTTAATGGGTGATACTTCGGGGCATTTTAAACGTTTATTGGTTTCTTTATGCAAT GCTAATCGCGATGAAAGTTACACAATTGACAATGCTGCAGCTGCAGAAGATGCTCGTGCCCTACTCCAAGCTG GTGAATTACGGTTTGGTACTGATGAATCCACTTTTAATGCAATTCTTTGTCAACGTAATTATCCACAGTTGAAGCAAATTTTCCATGAATACCAAAATATTACGGGACATGAATTTGAAAGagctattaaaaatgaattttctggTGATCTTAAGGATGGTCTTCTAGCTATcg TAAAATCAGTTAGAAATAAAGCAGCTTTCTTTGCTGAACGACTTCATGACAGTATGGCTGGTTTGGGAACACGTGATCGACAATTGATTAGAATAATAGTTACACGAAGTGAAATCGATATGGGTGAAATTAAACAAGCATTTGAAGCACGTTATGGAAAAACATTGGAAAGTTTTATATcg GGTGATACATCTGGAGATTACAAGAAATGTTTACTTGCAttgatatcataa
- the LOC123296866 gene encoding annexin B9-like isoform X3, with product MSYPGYPGHQQHTPTVVPYEPFNPRIDAEVLRKAMKGFGTDEKAIINVLANRTNAQRLEIEEQFKTLFGKNLIKDLKSELSGRFEDLIVAMMTPLPQYYAKELHDALSGIGTDEDTLIEVLCTMTNHEIRTIRQAYQAMYGSNLEDDLMGDTSGHFKRLLVSLCNANRDESYTIDNAAAAEDARALLQAGELRFGTDESTFNAILCQRNYPQLKQIFHEYQNITGHEFERAIKNEFSGDLKDGLLAIVKSVRNKAAFFAERLHDSMAGLGTRDRQLIRIIVTRSEIDMGEIKQAFEARYGKTLESFISGDTSGDYKKCLLALIS from the exons CATACACCAACTGTAGTACCATATGAACCATTCAATCCACGAATCGATGCTGAAGTGTTGCGTAAAGCAATGAAAGGATTTGGAACAGATGAAAAAGCTATTATCAACGTACTAGCAAATCGAACAAATGCACAACGACTAGAAATTGAAGaacaatttaaaacattatttggaaag aatttgataaaagatttaaaaagtGAATTGAGTGGTAGATTTGAAGATTTAATCGTTGCCATGATGACACCATTACCTCAATATTATGCAAAAGAATTACATGATGCTCTAAGTGGAATTGGAACCGATGAAGATACACTTATAGAAGTGCTATGTACAATGACTAATCATGAAATTCGAACTATTCGACAAGCCTATCAAGCCA tgtaTGGAAGTAATTTGGAAGATGATTTAATGGGTGATACTTCGGGGCATTTTAAACGTTTATTGGTTTCTTTATGCAAT GCTAATCGCGATGAAAGTTACACAATTGACAATGCTGCAGCTGCAGAAGATGCTCGTGCCCTACTCCAAGCTG GTGAATTACGGTTTGGTACTGATGAATCCACTTTTAATGCAATTCTTTGTCAACGTAATTATCCACAGTTGAAGCAAATTTTCCATGAATACCAAAATATTACGGGACATGAATTTGAAAGagctattaaaaatgaattttctggTGATCTTAAGGATGGTCTTCTAGCTATcg TAAAATCAGTTAGAAATAAAGCAGCTTTCTTTGCTGAACGACTTCATGACAGTATGGCTGGTTTGGGAACACGTGATCGACAATTGATTAGAATAATAGTTACACGAAGTGAAATCGATATGGGTGAAATTAAACAAGCATTTGAAGCACGTTATGGAAAAACATTGGAAAGTTTTATATcg GGTGATACATCTGGAGATTACAAGAAATGTTTACTTGCAttgatatcataa
- the LOC123296866 gene encoding annexin B9-like isoform X2 has protein sequence MSILGDGDLFENMSQWFGRYYNRRQRTYFKHTPTVVPYEPFNPRIDAEVLRKAMKGFGTDEKAIINVLANRTNAQRLEIEEQFKTLFGKNLIKDLKSELSGRFEDLIVAMMTPLPQYYAKELHDALSGIGTDEDTLIEVLCTMTNHEIRTIRQAYQAMYGSNLEDDLMGDTSGHFKRLLVSLCNANRDESYTIDNAAAAEDARALLQAGELRFGTDESTFNAILCQRNYPQLKQIFHEYQNITGHEFERAIKNEFSGDLKDGLLAIVKSVRNKAAFFAERLHDSMAGLGTRDRQLIRIIVTRSEIDMGEIKQAFEARYGKTLESFISGDTSGDYKKCLLALIS, from the exons ATGTCGATATTGGGTGACggtgatttatttgaaaatatgtcgCAATGGTTTGGAAGGTATTACAACAGACGGCAACGGACATACTTTAAG CATACACCAACTGTAGTACCATATGAACCATTCAATCCACGAATCGATGCTGAAGTGTTGCGTAAAGCAATGAAAGGATTTGGAACAGATGAAAAAGCTATTATCAACGTACTAGCAAATCGAACAAATGCACAACGACTAGAAATTGAAGaacaatttaaaacattatttggaaag aatttgataaaagatttaaaaagtGAATTGAGTGGTAGATTTGAAGATTTAATCGTTGCCATGATGACACCATTACCTCAATATTATGCAAAAGAATTACATGATGCTCTAAGTGGAATTGGAACCGATGAAGATACACTTATAGAAGTGCTATGTACAATGACTAATCATGAAATTCGAACTATTCGACAAGCCTATCAAGCCA tgtaTGGAAGTAATTTGGAAGATGATTTAATGGGTGATACTTCGGGGCATTTTAAACGTTTATTGGTTTCTTTATGCAAT GCTAATCGCGATGAAAGTTACACAATTGACAATGCTGCAGCTGCAGAAGATGCTCGTGCCCTACTCCAAGCTG GTGAATTACGGTTTGGTACTGATGAATCCACTTTTAATGCAATTCTTTGTCAACGTAATTATCCACAGTTGAAGCAAATTTTCCATGAATACCAAAATATTACGGGACATGAATTTGAAAGagctattaaaaatgaattttctggTGATCTTAAGGATGGTCTTCTAGCTATcg TAAAATCAGTTAGAAATAAAGCAGCTTTCTTTGCTGAACGACTTCATGACAGTATGGCTGGTTTGGGAACACGTGATCGACAATTGATTAGAATAATAGTTACACGAAGTGAAATCGATATGGGTGAAATTAAACAAGCATTTGAAGCACGTTATGGAAAAACATTGGAAAGTTTTATATcg GGTGATACATCTGGAGATTACAAGAAATGTTTACTTGCAttgatatcataa